A DNA window from Pedomonas mirosovicensis contains the following coding sequences:
- the rpoD gene encoding RNA polymerase sigma factor RpoD translates to MVKRQEAETTEDTSEETSDAPLIDVNEASVKRMIARAKERGYITYDELNANLPQEQMSSEQIEDIMAMLNEMGINVIEGDDPEDAEAEPAVQEIDAATDGDDDTADVPAAPKKETALDRTDDPVRMYLREMGAVELLSREGEIAIAKRIEAGRDTMIAGLCESPLTFKAIIEWSEALNNGEMLLREILDLDAMLSKEPSEAQVEGGDGDSDLPTVAYKEDDDDVEEESSDDDDEFTERRAKRPAFEEEEEDNTLSLAAMEEVLKPQALEKFAQITAAHKKFAKLQEQRLEAIHRGEDFGQANEKKYQKLREELTALVESVQFNNNKIEQLVDQLYGLNKRLMSLGGQALRLAERYRIPRQSFLDEYLGNELEEGWVDRVARLGKNWDNFITAERPNIENLRAQVAEVANLAGVDIEEFRRIVTMVQKGEREARIAKKEMVEANLRLVISIAKKYTNRGLQFLDLIQEGNIGLMKAVDKFEYRRGYKFSTYATWWIRQAITRSIADQARTIRIPVHMIETINKLVRTSRQILHEIGREPTPEELAERLSMPLEKVRKVMKIAKEPISLETPIGDEEDSHLGDFIEDKNAVIPLDAAIHGNLKETVTRVLASLTPREERVLRMRFGIGMNTDHTLEEVGQQFSVTRERIRQIEAKALRKLKHPSRSRKMRSFLDT, encoded by the coding sequence ATGGTGAAACGCCAGGAAGCGGAAACGACCGAAGACACCTCTGAAGAGACCAGTGATGCCCCGCTTATCGACGTGAACGAAGCGTCGGTGAAGCGGATGATCGCGCGTGCCAAAGAGCGCGGTTACATTACCTACGATGAGTTGAACGCCAACCTGCCGCAAGAGCAGATGTCCTCCGAGCAGATCGAGGACATCATGGCCATGCTGAACGAAATGGGCATCAACGTCATCGAAGGCGATGATCCGGAGGATGCGGAGGCGGAACCGGCGGTTCAGGAAATCGACGCGGCGACCGATGGCGACGACGACACCGCGGATGTCCCGGCAGCCCCGAAGAAGGAAACCGCACTGGATCGCACGGATGATCCGGTGCGGATGTACCTGCGCGAGATGGGCGCCGTCGAGCTGCTGTCGCGCGAGGGCGAAATCGCCATCGCCAAGCGCATCGAGGCCGGCCGCGACACCATGATTGCCGGGCTGTGCGAAAGCCCCCTCACCTTCAAGGCGATCATCGAGTGGTCCGAGGCGCTGAACAACGGCGAGATGCTGCTGCGCGAGATCCTCGATCTCGACGCCATGCTGTCCAAGGAGCCGAGCGAGGCTCAGGTCGAGGGCGGCGACGGCGACAGCGACCTGCCGACCGTGGCCTACAAGGAGGACGACGACGACGTTGAGGAGGAATCCTCCGACGACGACGACGAGTTCACCGAGCGCCGCGCCAAGCGCCCCGCCTTCGAGGAAGAGGAGGAGGACAACACCCTCTCCCTCGCCGCGATGGAAGAGGTGCTGAAGCCCCAGGCGCTGGAGAAGTTCGCCCAGATCACCGCCGCCCACAAGAAGTTCGCCAAGCTGCAGGAACAGCGGCTGGAAGCCATTCACCGCGGCGAGGATTTCGGCCAGGCCAACGAGAAGAAGTACCAGAAGCTGCGCGAGGAGCTGACCGCGCTCGTCGAGAGCGTGCAGTTCAACAACAACAAGATCGAGCAGCTGGTCGATCAGCTCTACGGCCTCAACAAGCGGCTGATGTCGCTGGGTGGCCAGGCGCTGCGCCTGGCCGAGCGCTATCGCATTCCGCGCCAGAGCTTCCTTGATGAATACCTCGGCAACGAGCTGGAGGAAGGCTGGGTTGATCGCGTTGCCCGGCTCGGCAAGAACTGGGACAATTTCATCACCGCCGAGCGCCCGAACATCGAGAATCTGCGCGCCCAGGTGGCGGAAGTTGCCAACCTTGCCGGCGTGGACATCGAGGAATTCCGCCGCATCGTCACCATGGTGCAGAAGGGCGAGCGCGAAGCCCGCATCGCCAAGAAGGAGATGGTGGAGGCCAACCTGCGCCTCGTCATCTCCATCGCCAAGAAGTACACGAACCGTGGCCTGCAGTTCCTCGATCTCATTCAGGAAGGCAACATCGGCCTGATGAAGGCGGTGGACAAGTTCGAGTATCGGCGCGGCTACAAGTTCTCGACCTACGCCACCTGGTGGATCCGGCAGGCCATCACCCGCTCCATCGCGGATCAGGCCCGCACCATCCGCATTCCGGTGCACATGATCGAGACGATCAACAAGCTGGTCCGCACCAGCCGCCAGATCCTCCACGAAATCGGCCGCGAGCCGACGCCGGAGGAACTGGCCGAACGTCTCTCCATGCCGCTGGAGAAGGTTCGCAAGGTGATGAAGATCGCCAAGGAGCCGATCTCGCTCGAAACGCCGATCGGCGACGAGGAGGATTCGCACCTGGGCGATTTCATCGAGGACAAGAACGCCGTCATTCCGCTGGATGCCGCCATCCATGGCAATCTTAAGGAAACCGTGACCCGCGTTCTGGCCTCGCTCACCCCGCGTGAAGAGCGCGTTCTGCGGATGCGCTTCGGCATCGGCATGAACACCGATCACACGCTGGAGGAAGTGGGCCAGCAGTTCTCGGTGACCCGCGAACGTATCCGTCAGATCGAGGCCAAGGCGCTGCGGAAGCTGAAGCACCCGTCGCGCTCGCGCAAGATGCGGAGCTTCCTCGACACCTGA
- a CDS encoding DUF6975 family protein has product MSGVVDYDVARRQGTSHWNNLAQQNLTGRDFATHLLDGLKREPALSPAYLTELSGNSWEQTTSLLADFAHLFAIASHGWPVMATQVAAGLQHHLPSDLVPSDLAVSLFGDSILHADCIRQLAVAVGPTRLRAGLTTAEANALAHRRRMEILLTSERTGCAFGTGIAISLSWMRVAGIISHVLQTAPSGHPAITVPELEVMANQPPASTSTLAQYLATAAESPSARRGLLFGIGQALALQVTFWSLLADRARTLSRRKA; this is encoded by the coding sequence ATGTCCGGAGTGGTGGACTACGACGTCGCACGGCGTCAGGGAACGTCGCACTGGAATAATCTGGCCCAGCAGAACCTCACGGGCCGGGACTTTGCCACGCACCTTCTGGATGGCCTGAAGCGCGAACCTGCCCTGTCGCCCGCCTATCTGACGGAACTCAGCGGTAATTCGTGGGAACAGACCACGAGTCTGCTGGCTGACTTCGCCCATCTGTTCGCCATCGCCAGCCACGGCTGGCCGGTCATGGCAACGCAGGTGGCTGCCGGCCTCCAGCATCATCTGCCGTCTGACCTGGTTCCCTCGGACCTTGCCGTCTCCCTGTTTGGCGACTCCATCCTGCACGCGGATTGCATCCGCCAGCTGGCGGTTGCCGTTGGCCCCACCCGCTTGCGCGCAGGCCTGACCACGGCCGAGGCCAACGCGCTGGCCCACCGGCGGCGCATGGAAATCCTGCTCACCTCAGAGCGCACCGGCTGCGCCTTCGGCACCGGCATTGCCATCAGCCTGTCGTGGATGCGCGTGGCCGGCATCATCAGCCATGTGTTGCAAACCGCGCCGTCCGGCCACCCGGCCATCACCGTGCCGGAGCTGGAGGTAATGGCCAACCAACCGCCGGCCTCCACCTCGACCCTCGCCCAGTATCTGGCAACGGCTGCCGAGTCCCCGTCCGCCCGTCGCGGCCTCCTGTTCGGCATCGGCCAGGCGCTCGCCTTGCAGGTCACCTTCTGGTCCCTGCTGGCCGATCGGGCCCGCACCCTCTCCCGCCGCAAGGCCTGA
- a CDS encoding AAA family ATPase, with the protein MRFTGTSSYVATDDLKVAVNAAATLRRPLLVKGEPGTGKTVLAIEVAKAFNAPLIEWHVKSTTKAQQGLYEYDAVSRLRDSQLGDPKVHDIANYIRRGKLWEAFTAPETPVLLIDEIDKADIEFPNDLLQELDRMEFHVYETGETVKAQNRPIVIITSNNEKELPDAFLRRCFFHYIRFPDPETMQSIIDVHFPNIRHDLVREALSIFYDIREMPGLKKKPSTSELLDWLKLLMHEDLPPEVLRSRDAKKLIPPLHGALLKNEQDVMLFERLAFMARRGE; encoded by the coding sequence ATGCGCTTTACCGGCACATCCAGCTATGTCGCCACCGACGACCTGAAGGTCGCCGTCAACGCCGCCGCCACCCTGCGCCGGCCGCTGCTGGTGAAGGGCGAGCCCGGCACGGGCAAGACCGTGCTCGCTATCGAGGTAGCAAAGGCATTCAATGCGCCGCTGATCGAGTGGCATGTCAAATCCACCACCAAGGCCCAGCAGGGACTTTACGAATACGATGCCGTCAGCCGCCTGCGCGACTCCCAGCTCGGCGACCCCAAGGTGCACGACATCGCCAACTACATCCGCCGCGGCAAGCTGTGGGAGGCCTTCACCGCGCCGGAAACCCCGGTGCTGCTGATCGACGAGATCGACAAGGCGGATATCGAGTTCCCCAACGACCTGTTGCAGGAACTCGACCGCATGGAATTCCATGTTTACGAGACCGGCGAGACGGTGAAGGCGCAGAACCGCCCCATCGTCATCATCACCTCCAACAACGAGAAGGAGCTGCCGGATGCTTTCCTGCGCCGCTGCTTCTTCCACTACATCAGGTTCCCCGACCCGGAGACCATGCAGTCGATCATCGACGTGCACTTCCCCAACATCCGCCACGATCTGGTGCGCGAGGCGCTCAGCATCTTCTACGATATCCGCGAGATGCCGGGGCTGAAGAAGAAGCCCTCCACCTCCGAACTGCTCGACTGGCTCAAGCTGCTGATGCACGAGGATTTGCCGCCCGAGGTGCTCCGCAGCCGGGATGCGAAGAAGCTCATCCCACCGCTGCATGGCGCGCTGCTCAAGAACGAGCAGGACGTGATGCTGTTCGAACGCCTCGCCTTCATGGCCCGGCGCGGCGAATAG
- a CDS encoding AAA family ATPase codes for MADALPAELTPAAINALADELAQETDATLAVSLCDLLLANRHDLANALYNRALEARQDYRGAALLPVHACLRALSAFAADPRRTDAHALARAILGRPPQPRLIAVGGLSGSGKSTLARSLAARLSPPLGAVWLRTDGIRKRLFGLPPEARLGEDAYLPAVSGKVYRRLSCTAQFLLEQGLTVVSEATFTRRPSRNAMEKIAANAGAPFHGFWLEAPIETLMARADARAAAPGNPDASDATSAIVALQADDVRGQILWHRLATDRPPEAILADALALLSE; via the coding sequence ATGGCTGATGCCCTGCCCGCTGAACTGACCCCCGCCGCCATCAACGCCCTGGCCGATGAGCTGGCGCAGGAAACCGATGCCACCCTCGCAGTATCGCTGTGCGACCTGCTGCTCGCCAACCGGCACGACCTTGCCAATGCTCTCTACAACCGGGCGCTGGAAGCCCGGCAAGATTATCGCGGCGCCGCGCTGTTGCCGGTCCATGCCTGCCTGCGCGCCTTGAGCGCATTCGCCGCAGACCCGCGCCGCACTGACGCCCATGCCCTCGCCCGCGCCATCCTGGGCCGCCCGCCCCAGCCCCGGCTGATTGCCGTCGGCGGGCTATCGGGTTCAGGCAAGTCCACGCTCGCCCGCAGCCTCGCCGCCCGCCTCAGCCCACCGCTGGGCGCGGTGTGGCTCCGCACCGATGGTATCCGCAAGCGCCTGTTCGGCCTGCCGCCCGAGGCTCGGCTGGGGGAGGATGCCTACCTGCCCGCTGTCAGCGGCAAGGTCTACCGCCGCCTCTCCTGCACCGCCCAGTTCCTGCTTGAGCAGGGCCTGACGGTCGTCTCCGAGGCCACCTTCACCCGGCGCCCCTCCCGCAACGCCATGGAGAAGATCGCCGCCAACGCCGGCGCGCCCTTCCACGGCTTCTGGCTGGAAGCCCCGATTGAGACCCTGATGGCCCGTGCCGACGCCCGCGCCGCCGCCCCCGGCAACCCGGACGCCTCCGACGCCACCAGCGCCATCGTCGCCCTTCAGGCGGACGACGTGCGCGGCCAGATCCTCTGGCATCGCCTTGCAACAGATCGTCCTCCTGAAGCAATTCTGGCTGACGCCCTCGCTCTCTTGAGCGAGTAG
- a CDS encoding ester cyclase, protein MALTRLEMDRKIDEHFAYEASNDIEGVLSTLVPDVVHDIVGYPPGPSFDREGARRFYESLFGELSEGKIECKRRLYGENFLVDDSLWRGRASGRPFGIEGNGRPLEFRLLHVIEFADSGDIARENVWLDFTAILRQLQN, encoded by the coding sequence GTGGCCTTAACCCGCCTGGAAATGGACCGGAAGATCGACGAGCACTTCGCCTACGAAGCCAGCAATGACATCGAAGGCGTGCTGTCTACCCTCGTTCCTGATGTGGTGCATGACATCGTCGGCTATCCGCCCGGCCCCAGCTTCGACCGGGAGGGCGCGCGGCGCTTCTATGAATCCTTGTTTGGCGAACTGTCTGAGGGCAAGATCGAATGCAAACGGCGGCTTTACGGCGAAAACTTCCTTGTGGATGATTCCCTATGGCGGGGCCGGGCGTCAGGTAGGCCGTTCGGCATCGAAGGCAACGGAAGACCCCTCGAGTTCCGCCTGCTGCACGTGATCGAATTCGCGGACAGCGGCGACATCGCGCGGGAAAATGTCTGGCTCGACTTCACCGCCATCCTGCGCCAGTTGCAAAACTGA
- a CDS encoding vWA domain-containing protein, translated as MFLDFLNALREAKIPASLKEHLLLLEALKAGVISPRVEEFYYLARATYVKDEGLLDRFDQVFGKVFRGLETVIDTGTAEIPEEWLRKLSELYLSPEEMEKIRSLGSWDEIMETLKKRLEEQKERHQGGSKWIGTGGTSPFGAYGYNPEGVRIGQDRNRHNRAIKVWDKREFQNLDTSVELGTRNIKVALRRLRRFAREGAAEELDLDGTIKATARRGFLDLQMRPERHNAVKVLLFLDVGGSMDPHIRVMEELFSAATAEFKHMEFFYFHNCLYESLWKDNRRRWTERTPTWDVLHKYPSDYKVIFVGDAAMSPYEIAIPGGSVEHWNEEAGQVWLQRVLNVYPHAVWLNPVPEAHWRYSQSTTMIQTLFENRMFPLTLDGLDRAMRELSR; from the coding sequence ATGTTTCTGGATTTCCTCAACGCCCTGCGCGAGGCGAAGATACCGGCCTCCCTCAAGGAGCATTTGCTGCTGCTGGAGGCGCTGAAGGCGGGGGTTATCAGTCCGCGCGTCGAGGAGTTCTATTATCTCGCCCGCGCCACCTACGTGAAGGACGAAGGGCTGCTGGACCGGTTCGATCAGGTGTTCGGCAAGGTCTTCCGGGGGCTGGAGACAGTGATCGACACCGGCACGGCGGAAATCCCCGAGGAATGGCTGCGAAAACTCTCCGAACTCTATCTCAGCCCCGAGGAGATGGAGAAGATCCGCTCGCTCGGTTCGTGGGACGAGATCATGGAGACGCTGAAGAAGCGCCTCGAGGAGCAGAAGGAGCGTCATCAGGGCGGCAGCAAGTGGATCGGCACGGGCGGCACCTCGCCGTTCGGGGCCTACGGCTACAATCCGGAGGGCGTTCGCATCGGGCAGGACAGGAACCGCCACAACCGGGCGATCAAGGTGTGGGACAAGCGGGAGTTCCAGAACCTCGACACCTCCGTCGAGCTTGGCACCCGCAACATCAAGGTGGCGCTGCGCCGCCTGCGCCGCTTCGCCCGCGAAGGCGCGGCGGAAGAGCTGGATCTGGACGGCACCATCAAGGCCACCGCCCGGCGCGGTTTTCTCGACCTGCAAATGCGCCCCGAGCGGCACAATGCGGTAAAGGTGCTGCTGTTCCTCGACGTGGGCGGCTCGATGGATCCGCACATCCGGGTGATGGAAGAGCTGTTCTCCGCCGCCACCGCCGAGTTCAAGCACATGGAGTTCTTCTACTTCCACAACTGCCTCTACGAGAGCCTGTGGAAGGACAACCGCCGCCGCTGGACCGAGCGCACGCCGACATGGGACGTGCTCCACAAATACCCCAGCGACTACAAGGTGATCTTCGTGGGCGACGCCGCCATGAGCCCTTATGAGATCGCCATCCCCGGCGGCTCCGTCGAGCACTGGAACGAGGAAGCGGGGCAGGTCTGGCTCCAGCGGGTGCTGAACGTCTATCCCCACGCCGTCTGGCTCAACCCGGTGCCCGAGGCGCACTGGCGCTACAGCCAGTCCACCACCATGATCCAGACCCTGTTCGAGAACCGCATGTTCCCCCTCACCCTCGACGGGCTCGACCGCGCCATGCGCGAACTGTCGCGGTGA
- a CDS encoding VOC family protein produces MEQQISVVTLGVDDLARSCRFYVDGFGWQPVFENEDILFYQMNGFVLGTWLRRALEADMGRASAGPGAFCLAHNVRARDEVQPALVRLAEHGGRILKPAAETFYGGFAGYVADPDGHGWEIAWNPHWPISPEGHVRFSL; encoded by the coding sequence ATGGAACAGCAGATTTCAGTGGTGACGCTCGGCGTCGATGACCTTGCCCGCTCGTGCCGGTTCTATGTGGACGGGTTCGGCTGGCAGCCCGTCTTCGAGAACGAGGACATCCTCTTCTACCAGATGAACGGCTTCGTGCTCGGCACATGGCTGCGCCGGGCGTTGGAGGCGGACATGGGGCGAGCGTCGGCCGGGCCGGGTGCCTTCTGCCTCGCCCACAATGTGCGGGCGCGGGACGAGGTGCAGCCTGCGCTGGTGCGGCTGGCCGAACACGGCGGGCGAATTCTCAAGCCCGCCGCCGAGACCTTCTACGGCGGCTTTGCAGGCTACGTGGCCGACCCGGACGGCCATGGCTGGGAAATTGCCTGGAACCCGCACTGGCCCATCAGCCCGGAGGGGCATGTGCGGTTCAGCCTCTGA
- a CDS encoding TFIIB-type zinc ribbon-containing protein yields the protein MTSAAGMPCPICRVPLVMSERQGVEIDYCPQCRGVWLDRGELDKIIERSAQELAPAPAAPTAQPQPQPPVYPGPYDKPSYADYGHRSHHGYKKRRKSFLEELFD from the coding sequence ATGACAAGCGCCGCTGGAATGCCCTGCCCCATCTGCCGCGTTCCCCTCGTGATGAGCGAGCGGCAAGGCGTCGAGATCGACTACTGCCCGCAGTGCCGGGGCGTCTGGCTCGACCGGGGAGAGCTGGACAAGATCATCGAGCGCTCCGCCCAGGAGCTTGCCCCCGCGCCCGCTGCACCAACGGCGCAGCCCCAGCCTCAGCCGCCCGTCTATCCCGGCCCCTACGACAAGCCCAGCTACGCCGATTACGGCCACCGCTCCCACCACGGCTACAAGAAGCGCAGAAAGTCCTTCCTCGAAGAACTGTTCGACTGA
- a CDS encoding OmpA family protein, which translates to MIKDILTGAAELAKAMGGGGLAFLIIGIGVLAYLAAILFRRDHVGIRVAVFLVLLVLICLGFYFAGKVVDTAPKGSADDQLSSVSEKATVTSAPEPAPGPAPIPAGQPEAKQKPKPSADTRQAAPSGQKSGEAQKPEPVPPPVPENRPDPNESMPRPGGGEAVNGVEPAPPEVRQAAVFFPRYSAEVSEEDRERLAALLEICLPGQTLLVRVEGHADQAEADTADLIELSRSRAEEIAKTLQELAGNQGEQGSCVLDVQVEAFGAQRPLVEHENAAGDPQNRRVDIRLERP; encoded by the coding sequence TTGATTAAAGACATACTCACGGGTGCGGCAGAACTTGCCAAGGCGATGGGCGGCGGCGGCCTTGCCTTTCTCATTATAGGGATAGGCGTGCTGGCATACCTGGCAGCCATCCTGTTCCGCCGGGATCATGTCGGCATCCGGGTCGCGGTCTTCCTGGTTCTGCTCGTCTTGATCTGCCTCGGTTTTTATTTTGCCGGGAAGGTGGTTGATACCGCACCGAAGGGCAGCGCCGATGACCAGCTATCCAGCGTAAGCGAAAAGGCGACAGTCACGTCCGCACCCGAGCCCGCTCCCGGTCCGGCTCCCATTCCGGCCGGGCAGCCAGAGGCCAAGCAAAAGCCCAAACCGTCGGCTGATACCCGACAGGCTGCACCGTCAGGGCAGAAATCCGGCGAAGCACAGAAACCGGAACCGGTGCCGCCGCCTGTTCCGGAAAATCGGCCTGACCCAAATGAGTCCATGCCGAGGCCCGGCGGAGGCGAGGCGGTAAACGGCGTGGAGCCGGCGCCTCCGGAGGTCAGGCAGGCGGCCGTATTTTTCCCCAGATACAGCGCGGAGGTTTCTGAGGAGGATCGGGAGCGCCTGGCGGCCCTGCTGGAAATCTGCCTGCCCGGTCAAACTCTTCTGGTCAGGGTGGAGGGCCATGCGGATCAGGCCGAGGCTGACACGGCGGACCTGATCGAGCTGAGCCGCAGCAGGGCTGAGGAAATCGCAAAAACGCTTCAGGAGCTTGCCGGAAACCAGGGAGAACAGGGGAGCTGCGTCCTTGACGTGCAGGTAGAGGCCTTCGGTGCCCAAAGACCGCTGGTGGAACATGAAAATGCAGCAGGCGATCCCCAAAACCGCAGGGTTGATATCCGGCTGGAGCGGCCCTGA
- a CDS encoding saccharopine dehydrogenase family protein, translating into MRDILVVGAGNIGEMIAALLLPTGEYRVTVADRCEKALSRVAKLDGLERMVLDATDEKALADALKGRFAVVSAAPYHITARIARAAHEAGVHYLDPTEDVASTKLVKELSQTARAAFIPQCGLAPGFIAIVGKHLADTFDELDTLRLRVGALPRFPTNSLTYNLTWSTEGVINEYLEPCEAIVDGKPTLLPALENVERFVLDGVNFEAFNTSGGLGTLGDTLSGKVRNLSYQTIRYPGHRDIMRTLIHDLRLGQNRDLFKQVLENAVPITEQDVVVVFATASGTRNGRLTQESYANRIYPRQMNGKHWAAIQVTTASAICAVLDMLAAGDLPQQGFVRQEDIPLPVFLNNRFGQAYAMQQQH; encoded by the coding sequence ATGCGTGATATACTGGTTGTAGGCGCGGGCAATATCGGTGAGATGATCGCGGCTTTGCTGCTGCCGACGGGCGAGTATCGTGTGACGGTTGCAGACCGTTGCGAAAAGGCGCTGTCGCGTGTGGCGAAGCTGGACGGGCTGGAGCGGATGGTGCTGGACGCCACCGACGAGAAGGCCCTCGCCGATGCGCTGAAAGGCCGGTTCGCGGTCGTCTCTGCCGCGCCCTATCACATTACCGCCCGTATCGCCCGCGCCGCCCATGAGGCGGGCGTGCATTATCTCGATCCCACCGAGGACGTGGCCTCGACCAAGCTGGTCAAAGAGCTGAGCCAGACCGCCAGGGCGGCGTTCATTCCCCAATGCGGGCTGGCGCCGGGCTTCATTGCCATCGTCGGCAAGCACCTGGCCGATACCTTCGATGAGCTGGACACCCTGCGGCTGCGGGTGGGCGCGCTGCCGCGCTTCCCGACGAACAGCCTCACCTACAACCTCACCTGGTCCACAGAGGGCGTCATCAACGAATATCTGGAGCCGTGCGAGGCGATCGTGGATGGCAAGCCTACGCTGCTTCCGGCGCTGGAGAATGTGGAACGGTTCGTGCTCGACGGCGTGAACTTCGAGGCGTTCAACACCTCGGGCGGGCTCGGCACGCTGGGCGATACGCTCTCCGGCAAGGTGCGGAACCTCAGCTACCAGACCATCCGCTACCCCGGCCACCGCGACATCATGCGGACCCTGATTCATGATCTGCGCCTGGGCCAGAACCGCGATCTGTTCAAGCAGGTCCTGGAAAATGCCGTGCCGATCACCGAGCAGGACGTGGTGGTGGTGTTCGCCACCGCCTCGGGCACGCGCAACGGCCGCCTGACGCAGGAAAGCTATGCCAACCGCATCTATCCACGCCAGATGAACGGCAAGCACTGGGCCGCCATTCAGGTGACGACCGCCAGCGCCATCTGCGCCGTGCTCGACATGCTGGCGGCGGGTGACCTGCCGCAGCAGGGCTTCGTGCGGCAGGAGGACATCCCGCTGCCGGTGTTCCTGAACAACCGGTTCGGCCAAGCCTACGCCATGCAGCAACAGCACTGA
- a CDS encoding Lrp/AsnC family transcriptional regulator gives MTDDSLDTRLIELLMQNARLPTAVLARKLGVARSTVQARIDRLEATGVITGYSARLGAADTRVRAHVLIGVAPQQQAAVEAGLKRISAVVSLLSVSGPYDLIAVVAGPTTHDLDTALDQIRAIDGVRETMSSIILSRKFERG, from the coding sequence ATGACGGATGACTCACTCGATACACGCTTGATCGAACTGCTGATGCAGAACGCGCGCCTGCCCACGGCCGTGCTGGCGCGCAAACTGGGAGTTGCACGGTCCACCGTCCAGGCGCGGATCGACCGTCTGGAGGCAACCGGTGTTATTACCGGATATTCTGCAAGACTGGGGGCAGCGGATACAAGAGTGCGCGCGCATGTGCTGATCGGCGTTGCGCCGCAGCAACAGGCCGCCGTCGAGGCCGGCCTCAAGCGCATCAGCGCCGTCGTCAGCCTGCTCTCGGTCAGCGGACCCTACGACCTGATTGCGGTGGTGGCGGGCCCCACCACCCATGATCTCGATACCGCGCTCGACCAGATCCGCGCCATCGACGGCGTGCGTGAAACCATGTCGTCCATCATCCTCAGCCGGAAGTTCGAGCGGGGCTGA
- a CDS encoding L-serine ammonia-lyase, which yields MFLSLFDVFKVGVGPSSSHTVGPMLAAARFVTGLKERGQLDAVERVQAELFGSLALTGLGHATDRAVLLGLEGNLPQVIAPEIIEPAVTRIREEKRLNLAGEKSIPFDPRADLILEFEIRLPFHVNGMRFTALSATGETLAREIFYSIGGGFVVSEEEAGRNSIAEESVAVPYQFNTAAELLAIGAQHNLSIADIMMANEMALRPRAEVEAGIDALWAVMDACISRGCREEGILPGRLKVPRRAPALYRKLLERQERSLRDPMTVMDWVNLWAMAVNEENAAGGRVVTAPTNGAAGIIPAVLRYYDRFCNSSPEGIRTFLLTAAAIAALFKRNASISGAEVGCQGEVGVACSMAAAGLTAALGGTNAQIENAAEIGMEHNLGLTCDPVGGLVQIPCIERNAMGSIKAIDASRLAMLGDGSHMVPLDKVIETMRQTGLDMSAKYKETSQGGLAVNMAEC from the coding sequence ATGTTTCTGAGCCTGTTCGACGTGTTCAAGGTGGGCGTTGGCCCGTCCAGCTCCCACACCGTGGGGCCGATGCTGGCAGCGGCGCGGTTCGTCACGGGCCTTAAGGAGCGCGGGCAACTGGATGCCGTCGAGAGGGTGCAGGCGGAACTCTTCGGCTCGCTGGCGCTGACCGGCCTTGGCCACGCCACCGACCGTGCCGTGCTCTTGGGGCTGGAAGGCAACCTGCCGCAGGTGATTGCGCCCGAGATCATCGAGCCGGCCGTCACCCGCATCCGCGAGGAGAAGCGCCTCAACCTGGCGGGCGAGAAATCCATTCCCTTCGATCCGCGCGCTGATCTCATCCTCGAGTTCGAGATCCGCTTGCCCTTCCATGTGAACGGCATGCGTTTCACCGCGCTAAGTGCTACGGGCGAGACGCTTGCCCGCGAGATTTTCTACTCCATTGGCGGCGGCTTCGTCGTCAGCGAGGAGGAGGCGGGGCGCAATTCCATCGCCGAGGAAAGCGTCGCTGTGCCCTACCAGTTCAACACGGCGGCCGAGCTGCTGGCGATCGGCGCGCAGCACAACCTCAGCATCGCCGACATCATGATGGCCAACGAGATGGCGCTGCGCCCCCGCGCCGAGGTGGAGGCGGGCATCGATGCCCTGTGGGCCGTGATGGATGCCTGCATCTCCCGCGGCTGCCGGGAGGAGGGGATTCTCCCCGGCCGCCTGAAGGTGCCGCGCCGTGCGCCTGCGCTCTATCGCAAATTGCTGGAGCGGCAGGAACGGTCGCTCCGCGACCCGATGACCGTGATGGACTGGGTGAACCTGTGGGCCATGGCGGTCAACGAGGAGAACGCGGCGGGCGGCCGGGTGGTAACAGCCCCCACCAACGGCGCGGCGGGCATCATCCCGGCAGTGCTGCGCTACTACGACCGGTTCTGCAACAGCAGCCCCGAGGGCATCCGCACCTTCCTGCTGACGGCGGCGGCCATCGCTGCCCTGTTCAAGCGCAACGCCTCCATCTCCGGCGCGGAGGTGGGGTGCCAGGGGGAGGTGGGCGTCGCCTGCTCCATGGCGGCGGCGGGCCTCACGGCGGCGCTGGGCGGCACCAACGCGCAGATCGAGAACGCCGCCGAGATCGGCATGGAGCACAACCTCGGCCTCACCTGCGATCCGGTGGGCGGCCTCGTGCAGATCCCCTGCATCGAGCGTAATGCCATGGGCTCCATCAAAGCCATCGATGCCTCGCGCCTCGCCATGCTGGGGGATGGCTCGCACATGGTGCCGCTCGACAAGGTGATCGAGACCATGCGGCAGACCGGGCTCGACATGTCCGCCAAGTACAAGGAAACCTCGCAAGGCGGGCTTGCCGTCAACATGGCGGAGTGCTGA